GCAACGCGATTCATCTCGGCCTGACTGCAACGCCGAAGAGGAGCGATAACGTTGACGTTTACAAGTACTTTGGTGAGCCAGTCTACGAGTACAAGCTCGCCCAGGGCATAGAGGACGGCTATCTTGCTCCCCCCGAAGAGATCGTAAGGGTTTACACCAACGTGGATAAAGAGGGTAGAATAACATTCAAAGAGCTCAGAAGTGCCGGCGTTCAGCTGGAGATACCGGAGGGAGCAGAGCTTAAGGAGTATTATACCGCAGAAGAATTTGAAAAGAGTATAATCCTGCCCGACAGAACACGGGCCATAGTGAGCTGGATAGCGAAGTTCCTTGAGGATACGGATCCATTTGCCAAGACCGTCATTTTCTGTCCGACTCAGAGACACGCGAGGGAAGTGGCAGCACTCCTAAACAACTATTTCAACCCTAAGTTCCGCGTTGACAACTACGCTTATCCAATAATCTCGGACGACCCCGAGGCCCATCGGGTCCTTAGGAACAGCTTTGCAAACGCGGAAGAACAGTTCCCAGTAGTGGCGACGACCGTTGACGTGCTGAGCACTGGAATAGACGTCCCTCCGATAAGGAACATTATCTTCCTGAAGCACGTCGGCTCGAAGGTCGAGTTCCACCAGATAATAGGGAGGGCTTCGAGGCTGTACGACAGAACCAGAAAGTTCACCTTCAGGATAATAGACTTCACAGGGGCAACGAGGCTCTTCGACAGTTGGGACTTCCCCAAGTTCAAGCCCGACAAGGATCGGCCGACCGATTGGTATCTGAACATGCTCATAGTTGACGATGAGACTCTAAAGCCCATTAAAGGCGCCGACGTTGTGGTTCACGTTAAGCCCGGAAAGCCGGTTCACATCGTTGCGGACGATAGCGGTAGGATTTTCCTCAGCAACGTTCCGAGAGAGGCGGTACTCGTCGATATACGGGCGAGCGGATACAGGCCGAAGAAAACCTATGTCTCGACGTTTCCGAGGCCGGATAATCAAGCAACGGTAACGCTCAGGAAGCTCAAACCCGAGAACAAAGCCCCGATAACGGTAAGGGGCATCAACGTCTACATCCAGGAAGAGAACAAGATAAAGATAGAGATCAAGGGCAACAAGGTTCTTGAGGCCGAGTACGTGAAGTACACCAAGGAGCAGGTGAGGAGGAGGGTCACCAGCTTAACAGACCTCAAGAAGATATGGCTGGACAGAAAAGCGAGGCTCAGATTCAAGGAAGATCTGAAAAAAGCGGGCATAGACCTCAAGCTGCTCTCGCTCATCGAGAAGGTTCCGGAGGCGGATGAGTTCGACCTTCTCGCCAATCTGCTCTTCGATGCCCCGATAGTTTCGAGGGACGAGAGGGCGCACCTGTTCCTTGAGCTGAAGAAGGAGTTCATGGACAAGTTCGGCGAGAAGGGCAGGGAAATAATCCTCGACCTCATAGACCACTACCGCCTCTACGGCCTGAGCGAGATTGAGGACCCAAGGGTTTTTGAACTTCCGGAGTTCAAGGCCTACGGTGGGCTGAAGGGCATTGCCAAGCTGTTCGGCGGAGGGAAAGGCCTCCGCAAAGTCCTGGAGGAGATTGAAAAAGGCCTGTACGCCGATTTAATGGAGGGATGATTAATGGAGAGGCAGACCCTTGCGAATAGAATCGAGCACATCTACGAGATAATGCGAGCTGAAGGACTTTCAATTCTCGATTACGTTGAACAACTCTCATGGATGCTTTTTCTTAAAATTCTAAGCGATCGTGAGGAGGATAGGAAGCTTAAAGCCGAGCTGAGGGGCGAGAGGTACAGGCCGGTGATAAAGGAGGAGTACCTCTTCCACAACTGGCCGAAGCGCTTCGGCGTTGACAGCCTGAAGAAGGTGAAGGACGTAAAGGCGTTCTACGACTTCATAGCGAACGAGCTCTGGCCCTACCTCAGCTCCCTCGGCGGGAGCGACGAGCTCAACAAGATAGGGGAGATATTCTCCAACGTCACGCTCAAGGTTCACGACCCCCACAACCTTCTTGAGATATTCCAAAACCTTGAGGACATCAGAACCGACGAGGAAGACACCCAGATAATGTCCCAGCTCTACGAGGAAACCCTGATGCTCATGGGCCGTGAGGGAGGAGCGGCCGGCGAGTACTATACCCCCAGGCCCATCGTGAGGTTCATGGTTAAGGTCGTTGATCCAAAGATTGGGGAAACCGTGTTCGACCCCTTCTGCGGCTCCGGCGGTTTCTTGGTGGAGGCCTACAACCACATGTACGAGCAGGCCAAAACGGCGGAAGACCTCAGGAAGCTTGAGAAGGCCTTCCACGGCCAGGAGCTGAAGTCCCAGCCATACCTCATAGCCAACATGAACACCCTTCTCCATGGAGTTAACGCGAAGCTCGTGAAGACCGACACCTTCAGCGAGGACCTGCACAATCCGGGCGAACTTTACGATGTAATCCTAACCAACCCTCCCTTCGGCGGGAAGATAAAGGAGTCCAACCTCCAGAACCTCATAGTCAGAACCCGCTCGACGGAGCTTGCCGCTCTCCAGTATGTCATGAGGAAAGTGAAGCCAGGAGGCAAGGTTGGAATAGTCCTGCCGGATGGAGTTCTCTCCAACGTTACCAAAGCCTACGTAAGGGTTAGAAAAGACCTCCTCGAAAAGAACAACGTCTTCGCGATAGTCAGCCTTCCCCAGGGAGCCTTCGCCAACATCTCGCCCAAGGGAGGAAGCGGGCCAAAGACGAGCCTTCTTTTCTTCGAGCGCGGAAAGCCGACGAAGGAGATCTGGTACTACGAGCTTGTCCCGCCCAACGGGAAAAACTACACGAGGGCAAACCCGATTAAGGACGAAGACCTTAACGATGCACTCCAGAAGTTCGAGGCCTGGAAGAAGTACCTCGAAACCGGCGACGAGGAGTGGAAAAAGAAAGCCCTCTCCGAGAACTCTTGGATAGTCAGCATAGACGACGTTAAAGAGAGGGACTACGATTTGAGCGCGAGGAACCCGAACAGGAAGCTAACGATAGAGTACCCGGCGCCCGAAGAAATAATAACGAGCCTTGAGGAAAAGGAGAAGAGGATAAGCGAGCTTCTGGCTGAGATCAAGTCCGTCCTCGGTGAGAAACCATGAAAGAAAAGCCGCTCACTGAGTTCATGGGTTCAAAGAAGGGCGCCAAAGAGCACAAGGAGAAACCCGCGAAGCCGAAGGTCGCGGGTCTGAAAGGACCGTGGAAGTTGCCAGAAGGGTGGAGATGGGTGAGGCTGGGAGATGTTGCTGGAATTCGTGGAAACTCAGGAGTAAAGAAAAAACTATTGCAATTTAACAGTATCGCATTCATTCCAATGGAGCTAATCCCTGAAAAAGGAGTTTTCTCAAGGTACGAACTTAGAGAATCAACAAACATAAAGAGTTATTCCTATGCAGAGCCGGGGGATATCCTCTTAGCCAAAATAACACCATCGTTCGAAAATGGAAAGCAGGGGATAGTACCCAAAAACGTACCGAATAATTTTGCGCTGGCAACAACTGAAGTTTATCCAATATATATAGAGAATAACCTGCTCGACAGAATGTATCTGTTTTACATTCTAAAAAGCAAGTATGCAAGAAAAACCCTCGAAGACCAAATGCTAGGAACAACGGGAAGACAGAGAGTACCTAAAGAAGCCGTGCTAAAACTCAAAATCCCACTCCCACCCCTCGAAGAACAAAAACGCATCGTCGCCAAGCTCGACGAAATAAGCAAGCGCCTTGAGGAGGCGAAGCGCCACGCTAGGGAAGCGAGGGAGGAAGCGGAAAAGCTGATGGCTTCCGCTCTGCACGAGGTCTTTTCGAAGGCGGAGGAGATGGGCTGGGAGTGGGTGAGGCTTGGAGAGATAGCTAGACATGAAATGGGAGGAACTCCGAGAAAAGATAATAGAGAATATTGGGAAAATGGAGAGATTCCGTGGATAACGGCTAGTGAAATCCCTACAGACTCAAAATATGTAACTACATATCGCTTTCTCATAACAAAGAAAGCTCTTGAAGAAAGTAATACAAAATTGGCTATGTCGGGTGATATTCTTTTAGTTACAACAGCAAGCATAGGAAAAATTGCGATTGCGTCTTTTAATGTTGCAGTAAATCAACAAATAACAATAATTTCAACCAAAAATGAGGAGAAAGCAAAAAATGATTACCTATATTATGCAATCAAGTACTTTTTCCCAATTGAGTTCAATATAGTTACTAGAGGTGCTGCTCAGTTACATATAAACCAAAAAATGATTAAGCGGTTCAAAATCGCCCTCCCTCCCCTCGAAGAACAAAAACGCATCGTTACCTACCTCGACGCCGTCAGCGAGCGCGCCCAAAAGCTTGTCAGGCTCTATGGGGAGCGGGAAAAGGAGCTTGAGCAACTCTTCCCCGCGATACTTGACAGGGCGTTTAGGGGTGAGTTGTAAAACAAAAGTCCCGTTCAGACTAGTACCCAGGTTTTTACCTTTTCAATTGCTTTTTCAACTTCCTCCAAGCTTTTGGCCCCAACAATAACAAAGCGTCCACTGCTGAAGAGCAGGAGTGTTATGCTTCCCCGAAGTTTAACTATAAGGCCCGGAAACTGTTCAGGATTGTACTCAACATTTGGAAGCTTCAAGGCAAGGGTTTCCAAAGCAAAGGTCCGATGAAAATCCCCACTAATAACCAAATTCCTGATTTGAGGTTTTTGAACCTTAGAGGGGTCTATATAAGGAGCAAGATACTTAACCAAACCTCTAAATGAGGTCTCAATGTCCTCTAAACGTTTAATGCCCGGGATTATGTATTTGCCACTCCGATAAATTGTTACAGTTAACCCATTATCGAGCTTTAGGTAACCCCCATGGTAATATTCGGGGTCATAGAAAAAATTATCCAAGGTAACTAAGGATTCAAGGTTTAACGGCGTCCCAAGATGGCCCGAAACAACTATGTTAGCTATTTTGTATTCTATGTCCATTGGTACCAACACAATCTCCTATCCAGACCTTTTAATTCTTTATGCGAGGGAAACCGTTATGGGGACCTCAACTAAATTCCTACGGTGAACCCCTATGACCTACTGGCTCTGTATCACCAACCGCGACAACTGGGAGGTTGTCAAAAAGAAGAACATCTGGGGCGTGGCAAAGAGGCACAAGAACACCATCGCCAAAGTCAAGCCAGGTGATAAGCTCGTCTTCTACGTCAAGCAGGAACGGAAGAACAAAGAAGTTCTCGAACCCAAGATCGTCGGCATTTTCGAAGTCGTTAGCGAGCCTTACACCGACTCAACAAAGATATTCAAGAGTCCCCCACATCTTCATGAGACTTACCCACTCAGGATTAAGATTAAGCCAATAAAGCTCGGCGAACTCGACTTCAAGCCGCTCATTCCAAAGCTCAACTTCATCACAAACAAGAAGCGCTGGAGCGGCCACCTGATGGGCAGAGCTATGCGCAAGATCCCGGAGGAGGATTACAAACTGATTGAAGGCCTGCTTTGACCTTTTTCATATTGCCTCTGGCAATCATGACAGCGACTTCTTCTTGGCCTCACGATTCGCGATGAATATAGCGACTTTAAGTCTCTGCTTTTTATCAAGGATACCCTTAGTGAACCTGAATGTAGCAATAGCTTCCCGTAACTGCGTCTTTAACTGTTCATTCTCCCGTTCCAATTCTTTGAGTTGAGCTTCTAGCAACACATTCTCTACCATAAGTTTGGTGACCTTGTCGGGATCAGAGGCATCCATGAGTCTCTTGAGGCCATTCCGAATCTCGTTGAAGAAAGCATTCGGATCATTAACCGCAGGGAGAAGCTTCTCAACATCTATGTATCCGCGCTGAATTAGCAAAAGGAAAACCATCTCACCGAGTTTGGCATATACTTCCCTCTCTACAAGCACATCTTTCAATTCCTCACTAAGTACACGTGCAATGGTTTGGTCCACTTCTTTGAAAGTTGTTGTCTTTGCACTGTAACCGAGTTCGACTCTGCTCACGTTCCGGTCTTGAGACCTCTTTACAGGAACAATGGCCCTGGGGGAAATCGAAGTTTTGGTACTTCTCGGCCCCCGCTCCGAAGGGGTTGAAGACTCTTTGACTTTATCAAGCTCCCACTCCTTCTGATATTCCTCAAACGCTGCTATTAACCGCTCCCAAGCCGCCTTGGCCGTGTTCTTGTGGTGTCCAGATTTCTTTCCAGCTTCCCTGAACGACTCCGACGTGTAAAGATATTTGACTGTTTCCCACTGGGCGAGAGTTAGTGCCTCAGGATAATGCCTAGAAAGCCACTCTACAAACTCCAAGGGTGGCAAGGCTTCCTTCCAAGACCCTGGGGCAACCTCTGGAACGGAAGGATGACTACGCCCGCTGTCCTCCACGGATGGTTCTCCAGGTGGGTTTTCACGAGGAGCCCCCTCTCTCGTGCTATCACCCCAATTAAAGATCCGACGTCATCATTTAAACCCTTTATGCAGAGTGCAAGATTCAGAGGTCGATGCGACGCTGGGCACATCGGGCACGGTGGGCACCCGGCTCAACATGCCTGTGTCAACCATTCACATTCGCCCTCTCGTTTGTCATTTCACTGGATATCGGGGCAAGGAGGGCAGAGGTATACAGTCTTCCCGCGTGAAAGTTTCATGCAGGAAATAGGGGGGAGGGTGAACGCATAGTATGCCCACGTGCCCACCATGCCCACTTTGCCCACAATCAATACAGCAACAACACTGGGTATTAAAGAGAGGAGTTTTGGGAAAGGTTAACATTAAACCCGAACTTTTTGCAAGTTTTGCTTTTATTCTGGCGTCCGTTGGACGTCCTGAGAGAGCGAAACACTGTAGGACTGTCAATTAAAGAGCAAACCACTTAGAAGACAAGCATTTCAAAATTGCACGCCATCTTTCAACCAGCGCTGAAGCTTTTGGAAAAAGCTTCACCAAAAGTTCGTAGCTCTCCACAGTCTTGCATTTGGAAACGCTGGTTTTTCATTAAATGTTCTGGTGTACAGTAGGAACAGTGCTTAAACGCCGGTTTATCCACGGGTTTACTATTTTCGACGCCCAAAGGGCGTCTTTTTGAGTTAAACCCTCAAAGAAAAATCTAACGAGGAATGTTCCACATTAAAATATCGCTCAAAGAAAGAAACCCCAGTTAGTACTTTGTACCTCCAAAAAGAGCTACAATCTTTGATGAAACTTTGCCCAGCAAAGTTTCTTATGGGGCCAGGGCCGGGATTTGAACCCGGGCTAGGGGATCCACAGTCCCCTGTGCTAACCAGGCTACACCACCCTGGCCATTTCCAGCTAAACCTTTTGGGTTAGCTTTATAAAGTTTTCGACAGAAGGGGCTGAAAGAGAAAGCTGAGACCTTTTACATACCATAACTAAGAGCTGGAGCGAGATTTAATGCGTTAGAGGCCCAAGGAGGGTTTAGATATGAAGGCAAAGCGCGAAGCACTCACCAGCCTCTTCACGGCCATGAGAGAGGAAAAGGTTGATGCCGACATAATCGACCTCCTCCTGCTCATAAACTCCATCAACGGCGTCTACACCACCTCCTCCTGCTCCGGGAGGATAGGAATAATAGAAGAACCGGCGCTGGGGGCAAAGCCCCTCGCGAGGTGGCTGGTAAAGGTTCACCGCCCGATCGAGTTCGAGGAGGCCAGAAGAGCACTCAAAAACGCCGAGAAAGGCCTCATATTCCTCAAGAGCCAGCCACCCATATTCCACATCGTCGCCGAAGACCTGGAGAGGGCGAAGAGGCTCCATGAGCTCGGTCTGGCGAGCGGCTTTAAATACACCACATTCAAGGTGATCTCCAAGCGGTACCTCGTCGAGATAAACGCCACCGAGTACCTCACCGCCCCGCTGGGGAAGGACGGAAAAGTTCTGGTGGACGATGAGTACCTCCTCTTCGCAGTTGACCTCGGCAACGATATGCTGAAGCGCTCAAAGGGAAGACTTCCACGGCTGGAAAGGAACTTCAAGGCTTTGAAGGATGAGCTCGGTGAAGACGAACTGTTCTACGAGCTGGCCGAGGAACATGGAATAGAAGAGAAATGGAGGCTACCCTAGTTCAGCGGCTCTCGTTCCATTCTGGGTTTCCGTATTTCTCCTCCACCAGCTTCTCCGCCAGCTCAAGCTCGTAATCGGTCAGCTCCCCATCCTCGAGCTCAAATGCTGCCGTGAACTTGTCCCTGAGCAGCTCATAAGTCTCCCAGCGGTTCAGCTTTACCCCTTCGCGCTCCAGGGTCGTTACGCGCTCCCAGATGCTCGACACGCCCTTGTCGGCCAGCTTTGCCTTGGAAACCCTCAGAACCTTTCCGAGTATCTCAACGCGGGTGGAGTACATGAAGGTGCCGTGCTGGAGGATCACACCCTTTCTCCTCGTCTGTGCGGAGCCGCTGATTTTTTTCCCGTTGGCAACGATGTCGTTAAGTCCCGAGAAACCCGCTTCGAGACCGAGCTCTTTCAGAGCATCGACGAGCGGACCGGCAAGATAGCGGTAGCTCGTCTCGACGTTCCTGAGCATTGGGTGGTAGTCATCGCCGACAACGACGGAGTAGGTTATCTCCCCAAACTCGTCGTGGAACACCGAGCCGCCGCCGGTTATGCGCCTCACGACAGGAATTCCAAGCCTCCTTGCCTCCTCAAGGTTCACATCGTGGACGACGCTCTGGAATCTTCCTATCGTCACGGAGCTCGGAGAAAAGGCGTAGAGTCTGACCGTGTCGGGAACCTTCCCCTCGATTCTGGCGCGCATTATCGCCTCGTCTATGGCCATCTGAACCTCGGGCCTGGCAACTATGAGCGGGATGAACCTCATGACATCACCAAGGTTAAAAGGTCGTGAGCGTTTTTAAGCCCAGCGATGATGACGCCCAAGCCCTTCCGAGGTGACGATGAGGAGAGCGGTCACCACTGAGCAACCTTTGCCCGCGCAAAGTTTCCTAACGTGGAGCGAAGCCCCACCCCGAGGGTTTGAGAGTACAGGAAGCTTTTGGAAAAAGCTTCACCAAAAGTTTGTAGCTCTTTTCAAACTCTTTGAATAGCAGTGGATTTCGCTGAGTTCTAGCGTCAAATCGGGGGCCGTTCAAGGACTTTTCAACATCGTTTAGGGGTTTTATTTCGGACGCCCTTCGGGCGTCTATTTAGGCAACCCCCAATCAAAGATAGAATTTTCGAGGGGGCTCAGGAGCAAAAACAGCCGGAAATATTGGAAATCAACACCCAAAAGAAGGTTAAAAAGGAGCTACAAGCTTTGATCAAACTTTGCGCAAGCAAAGTTTGTTGGTCAGGGGCCGATTAGCTCCTCATCGGAGACCTCGGACACCTACCCTCACATCATCCCAAGCCGAGGTGTTCCCTTATAATCAACGGAATGAGGCCGATCTTCGGGAAAACCAGCAGGGCCTTGTCCTCAACCGCGTAAGCCGGGACGCAGGGTATCATCCCGTAGGGGGTCGGGTAATCCGGGTCGGGTGCCCAGTTGTTGTCCCCCCACGTTACGAAGCACTTCTCCACCTTCCCGTCCAGCTCAACGGTCTTTATCTCCCTAACGCGGTGAATTATCGGGTACTCGTAACCGGGGCGCTTGTAAACGATGACGTCGTTGAGGTGCACGTCGTCTATGTTCTCCTCGCTTATGCCCTTGAGCAGGACGACGTCGCCGCGGTAGAACACAGGTTCCATAGACTCGCTCACCACTATCACGAGGGGTGAGTCGGTATGAAGGGCCACCTTGAGGCCCACCTGAAGGGTGAAAACCGCAAGCAGTGCTATCAGTATCCACGCTAAATCCTTTTTCCATGAGTCCTCCATTTCAGCGCCTCCATGAGGGTGCTTATTCTCGCGGGTATCGCGCCTATCGCGGTGCACGTTTCAAGGCTCACCCTCTTCCCCGTGATGTCCATATGATAGCGGGCGGTCTTAAAGATTTCCTTCGGGAGCCCGTGCCTCCCGAGGCCAACGAGGAGGAGAAAGCTCTCGCCTCGAAGGGCCCTTTCGGCGAGTTCCAGCGGGGTTATCTCCTTCTCCTCGCTCGGCTTCCTCGTCGTTGCGACCGGAATTCCGAACTGCGGCGGAAAGCCCCTCTTCGGGAACTCCAGAAGGTGAAAGCGGTTCCCCTCGGCCAGCTCAAGGAGATACCTGCCCCCCTCGCCTATGGTCGTGTGGGAGCTTATCTCGCGGGCAACGTCAACTGGCCTGCCCTCGAACGGAAACCCCACGAGGGCAAGATGGAAGCCATAGGCGTAGGCT
The Thermococcus radiotolerans genome window above contains:
- a CDS encoding signal peptidase I encodes the protein MEDSWKKDLAWILIALLAVFTLQVGLKVALHTDSPLVIVVSESMEPVFYRGDVVLLKGISEENIDDVHLNDVIVYKRPGYEYPIIHRVREIKTVELDGKVEKCFVTWGDNNWAPDPDYPTPYGMIPCVPAYAVEDKALLVFPKIGLIPLIIREHLGLG
- a CDS encoding TBP family protein, coding for MDIEYKIANIVVSGHLGTPLNLESLVTLDNFFYDPEYYHGGYLKLDNGLTVTIYRSGKYIIPGIKRLEDIETSFRGLVKYLAPYIDPSKVQKPQIRNLVISGDFHRTFALETLALKLPNVEYNPEQFPGLIVKLRGSITLLLFSSGRFVIVGAKSLEEVEKAIEKVKTWVLV
- a CDS encoding class I SAM-dependent DNA methyltransferase yields the protein MERQTLANRIEHIYEIMRAEGLSILDYVEQLSWMLFLKILSDREEDRKLKAELRGERYRPVIKEEYLFHNWPKRFGVDSLKKVKDVKAFYDFIANELWPYLSSLGGSDELNKIGEIFSNVTLKVHDPHNLLEIFQNLEDIRTDEEDTQIMSQLYEETLMLMGREGGAAGEYYTPRPIVRFMVKVVDPKIGETVFDPFCGSGGFLVEAYNHMYEQAKTAEDLRKLEKAFHGQELKSQPYLIANMNTLLHGVNAKLVKTDTFSEDLHNPGELYDVILTNPPFGGKIKESNLQNLIVRTRSTELAALQYVMRKVKPGGKVGIVLPDGVLSNVTKAYVRVRKDLLEKNNVFAIVSLPQGAFANISPKGGSGPKTSLLFFERGKPTKEIWYYELVPPNGKNYTRANPIKDEDLNDALQKFEAWKKYLETGDEEWKKKALSENSWIVSIDDVKERDYDLSARNPNRKLTIEYPAPEEIITSLEEKEKRISELLAEIKSVLGEKP
- a CDS encoding lipoate--protein ligase family protein → MRFIPLIVARPEVQMAIDEAIMRARIEGKVPDTVRLYAFSPSSVTIGRFQSVVHDVNLEEARRLGIPVVRRITGGGSVFHDEFGEITYSVVVGDDYHPMLRNVETSYRYLAGPLVDALKELGLEAGFSGLNDIVANGKKISGSAQTRRKGVILQHGTFMYSTRVEILGKVLRVSKAKLADKGVSSIWERVTTLEREGVKLNRWETYELLRDKFTAAFELEDGELTDYELELAEKLVEEKYGNPEWNESR
- the hsdR gene encoding EcoAI/FtnUII family type I restriction enzme subunit R codes for the protein MGRYSDYSEADTRSKLIDPKLHESGWDEDRIRREYVISVGRILNNDGSRTSPKRADYVLFYPNFQGHIIAVVEAKKASEDPYLGLEQAKGYAKALDAPFAYATNGLKIVEYDFFTKQTRELDAFPEPDELWERYTKRKGLDEAIRRAKSNPLAVPFYVRDKKPRYYQEVAVRRAIEEILLGRKRLLLTMATGSGKTFVAFQIAWKLYQSGFLKKILFVVDRVYLRGQAYNAFEAFGNARWELKGDNINFAKDVYFATYQTLYSEKNGKKVYQHFDPDYFDLVIIDECHRSGWNRWHDILKYFGNAIHLGLTATPKRSDNVDVYKYFGEPVYEYKLAQGIEDGYLAPPEEIVRVYTNVDKEGRITFKELRSAGVQLEIPEGAELKEYYTAEEFEKSIILPDRTRAIVSWIAKFLEDTDPFAKTVIFCPTQRHAREVAALLNNYFNPKFRVDNYAYPIISDDPEAHRVLRNSFANAEEQFPVVATTVDVLSTGIDVPPIRNIIFLKHVGSKVEFHQIIGRASRLYDRTRKFTFRIIDFTGATRLFDSWDFPKFKPDKDRPTDWYLNMLIVDDETLKPIKGADVVVHVKPGKPVHIVADDSGRIFLSNVPREAVLVDIRASGYRPKKTYVSTFPRPDNQATVTLRKLKPENKAPITVRGINVYIQEENKIKIEIKGNKVLEAEYVKYTKEQVRRRVTSLTDLKKIWLDRKARLRFKEDLKKAGIDLKLLSLIEKVPEADEFDLLANLLFDAPIVSRDERAHLFLELKKEFMDKFGEKGREIILDLIDHYRLYGLSEIEDPRVFELPEFKAYGGLKGIAKLFGGGKGLRKVLEEIEKGLYADLMEG
- a CDS encoding DUF531 domain-containing protein, which gives rise to MLTLALYNTYDPKKLHEAHLRAIARAGPIAYAYGFHLALVGFPFEGRPVDVAREISSHTTIGEGGRYLLELAEGNRFHLLEFPKRGFPPQFGIPVATTRKPSEEKEITPLELAERALRGESFLLLVGLGRHGLPKEIFKTARYHMDITGKRVSLETCTAIGAIPARISTLMEALKWRTHGKRI
- a CDS encoding restriction endonuclease subunit S; the protein is MKEKPLTEFMGSKKGAKEHKEKPAKPKVAGLKGPWKLPEGWRWVRLGDVAGIRGNSGVKKKLLQFNSIAFIPMELIPEKGVFSRYELRESTNIKSYSYAEPGDILLAKITPSFENGKQGIVPKNVPNNFALATTEVYPIYIENNLLDRMYLFYILKSKYARKTLEDQMLGTTGRQRVPKEAVLKLKIPLPPLEEQKRIVAKLDEISKRLEEAKRHAREAREEAEKLMASALHEVFSKAEEMGWEWVRLGEIARHEMGGTPRKDNREYWENGEIPWITASEIPTDSKYVTTYRFLITKKALEESNTKLAMSGDILLVTTASIGKIAIASFNVAVNQQITIISTKNEEKAKNDYLYYAIKYFFPIEFNIVTRGAAQLHINQKMIKRFKIALPPLEEQKRIVTYLDAVSERAQKLVRLYGEREKELEQLFPAILDRAFRGEL
- a CDS encoding EVE domain-containing protein, giving the protein MTYWLCITNRDNWEVVKKKNIWGVAKRHKNTIAKVKPGDKLVFYVKQERKNKEVLEPKIVGIFEVVSEPYTDSTKIFKSPPHLHETYPLRIKIKPIKLGELDFKPLIPKLNFITNKKRWSGHLMGRAMRKIPEEDYKLIEGLL
- the taw3 gene encoding tRNA(Phe) 7-((3-amino-3-carboxypropyl)-4-demethylwyosine(37)-N(4))-methyltransferase Taw3, whose amino-acid sequence is MKAKREALTSLFTAMREEKVDADIIDLLLLINSINGVYTTSSCSGRIGIIEEPALGAKPLARWLVKVHRPIEFEEARRALKNAEKGLIFLKSQPPIFHIVAEDLERAKRLHELGLASGFKYTTFKVISKRYLVEINATEYLTAPLGKDGKVLVDDEYLLFAVDLGNDMLKRSKGRLPRLERNFKALKDELGEDELFYELAEEHGIEEKWRLP